Proteins encoded within one genomic window of Haematobia irritans isolate KBUSLIRL chromosome 5, ASM5000362v1, whole genome shotgun sequence:
- the LOC142240800 gene encoding calcium/calmodulin-dependent protein kinase kinase 1-like isoform X2: MLNKNPKERITLPNLKVHPWVNANGSHPLPSEEENCRLVQIDDNDIISVVRSIPKLDTLILIKTMLKQHSFGNPFSRGVSGREPQNGGSRLDRFVRAGRSNSAPGKYQ, translated from the exons ATGTTAAATAAAAATCCTAAAGAACGCATAACGTTGCCAAATCTTAAG gtCCATCCTTGGGTGAATGCAAATGGTTCCCATCCCCTACCTAGTGAAGAAGAGAATTGCCGATTAGTTCAAATTGATGATAATGATATCATAAGCGTAGTTCGCAGTATTCCGAAATTAGATACATTAATCTTAATAAAAACTATGTTAAAGCAACATTCGTTTGGTAATCCATTTTCTCGTGGTGTTTCTGGGCGAGAACCTCAAAACGGTGGTTCCCGATTGGACCGCTTTGTACGCGCTGGACGCTCAAATTCTGCACCTG gCAAATATCAGTAG
- the Cap-G gene encoding chromosome associated protein G — MGRKRKIPVVSEEKENTDDTQSNVNILTHNNSGIGSGPIYTIMSKIQLNETYHKKYIKELRHIYESMDHDAFIYTFINIIKSAMVAEEGNEFAQTTLLFCAKFVGSFEAEETHLLMADTCRWLLTTISNNPHIRFRLCQFVNMILGVLGQEATLDDAICDRILEYMVGRLLDVSPSVRVQAILAMQRLQVPDNPDDPVLRSYQYHLCSDPSPRVRQAVITCMGRNYHTIPYILDRLWDIDDKVRRHTYLHMSSYPVRSYKVSQRLTLLEQGLNDRNESVKKVVTTVMLQQWIESYQKDLVSLIGALKLDSNESDLNRFRKIGKQALKEIFRRQSKEDIIACLPLETENTFYRCVPHAKLNIELSFYWQCLIEYLQTEMAEELDLIIPELSVFCSYVEDFCQSHKREMDKFEAMEFQYILLSLMEILHAYDLGDEIGRGNLQKLLECLLKNYNLDEKVIEVIVKCAENLITNQDRRHEFFLEIINDLCGLNTKQQDLVHDRNLISELLANSTDAALNLKLSSLKVKILDLEEQEMNYVQTKDYVRAQQIIEHKNAVTEEFTNILRPLLDKRNNENGSAVQPQFSKVVKNECILRSLQVTYYMVVSNRVKSLGHATCCLYNDFIFRNIASNQIVIRDWALKCGAAFSMLYEPLAKDVFEELYAQFFKNHNIRIWETAITCIFELLDRYGVDSFVVQEEQNKSKKNGRQLYNTLEFIDGDEDTGHSNTLGQVIFMMSHLLESCDDMCIIRAIINGFCRLILHGHIENREILEKLLIRYFNPSTEPEINQILSVFLENLIQNRKQRLLQPCLMTTVNSVLSASYDSPLHDIRPETITHFIIDTTRPDALSGINNENSHNMLASIFLSEMVNNPNNKELCKLLSKDLLSLELNLTNNTELKSEMKEMADKIIKNKIDPRAVKNVIDFKDMLDGVINIPRKLPDIVEFDSDEEGCFTGNDPTDGCSDLNTNKDQNAEDIGNKPQIIVNDADENTQPSKPENKGTTDSTLVNIQSNTISPSSVTTVTTFGCENSTEHNLLRRKSLLSRNSSTDSANTVGNSTTVRQRKIRIEARIDSDKKTPQRTNTSEKIATRARRNLRYNKADSSNHKTVEPEIIEMILISPKSQLSVSSSALANSEDASSSQTIRLEQELLHSKDQHSVENATNETIRGLSEDTDHSQLHKETHNRSIIANDNSKSVSRQRRSMRRNHEDYETSTNPSATSEELDTSEVITTSPTSVPFENSVRLRANASARSTRSRTFREGSNKNGKVLDNTSLRNGRKRVRNSPVKKLSASSEDASSPVRKQPCLTLGSPSSSFISCKIDKTSSGRTSKTPLQSQRPISTPRPLSNKEADKIAMNEDMRTPKQTIDKSVQENNVVDESQIEAIVTRNSAKKEFYQT; from the exons ATGGGGAGAAAACGGAAAATTCCTGTGGTTAGCGAGGAAAAAGAAAACACAGATGATACGCAGTCAAATGTCAACATCTTAACACACAACAATTCTGGAATCGGTAGTGGGCCGATATATACTATTATGTCCAAGATACAGTTAAATGAGacgtatcacaaaaagtatatcaaAGAACTTCGTCACATTTATGAGAGT ATGGATCACGACGCATTTATTTACACTTTCATTAACATAATAAAGTCGGCAATGGTAGCCGAAGAAGGTAATGAATTTGCTCAAACAACTCTAttgttttgtgcaaaatttgttgGCTCATTTGAAGCAGAAGAGACACACCTACTTATGGCCGACACGTGCCGTTGGCTCCTGACA acAATATCTAATAACCCTCACATAAGGTTCCGTCTATGTCAGTTTGTGAATATGATTCTTGGTGTGCTGGGACAGGAAGCAACTCTGGATGATGCTATTTGCGACCGAATACTTGAATACATGGTAGGCCGTTTACTTGATGTCTCTCCAAGTGTTCGTGTGCAAGCAATTTTGGCAATGCAACGTTTGCAGGTTCCTGATAATCCTGACGATCCCGTGCTTCGTTCATATCAATATCATCTCTGTTCAGATCCATCGCCGCGAGTTCGTCAAGCTGTTATAACATGCATGGGACGTAATTACCACACGATTCCATACATACTAGACCGTTTATGGGATATTGATGATAAAGTTCGTCGTCATACCTATTTGCATATGAGTAGCTATCCGGTCCGTTCGTATAAAGTGTCACAGCGTTTAACACTATTGGAACAAGGACTGAATGATCGAAATGAATCTGTAAAAAAGGTTGTTACCACAGTAATGTTACAACAGTGGATAGAATCATATCAAAAAGACCTTGTGAGCCTCATTGGTGCACTCAAATTAGATTCAAATGAAAGTGATTTAAATCGCTtccgtaaaattggcaaacaggcattgaaagaaatatttag GAGGCAAAGTAAAGAAGACATAATTGCGTGTTTACCACTTGAAACGGAAAATACGTTTTATCGATGCGTCCCGCACGCAAAATTGAATatcgaattatcattttattggCAATGTTTGATAGAATATCTGCAAACTGAAATGGCAGAAGAGTTGGATTTGATAATACCTGAATTGAGCGTATTTTGTTCCTACGTGGAGGATTTTTGTCAGTCACATAAACGAGAAATGGATAAGTTCGAAGCCATGGAATTCCAATATATACTTCTATCCCTTATGGAAATATTGCATGCGTACGACTTGGGCGATGAAATAGGTCGAGGTAATTTACAAAAACTTCTTGAATGCTTGTTAAAAAATTACAACTTGGACGAAAAAGTAATTGAAGTAATTGTGAAGTGTGCAGAAAATTTGATTACAAATCAAGATCGTCGACATGAG TTCTttttagaaattataaatgatttGTGTGGGTTGAATACCAAGCAACAGGATTTAGTTCATGATCGTAATCTTATAAGCGAGTTGCTGGCCAACTCTACTGATGCAGCACTTAATTTGAAATTATCTTCGctgaaagtaaaaattttggatttagaggaacaagaaatgaACTATGTGCAAACGAAGGATTACGTACGAGCACAGCAAATAATCGAGCATAAAAATGCTGTGACTGAAGAATTTACTAACATACTAAGGCCTCTGTTGGATAAACGCAATAATGAAAATGGAAGTGCAGTCCAACCACAGTTTTCTAAAGTTGTGAAGAACGAATGCATTTTGCGCAGTTTGCAAGTAACTTATTATATGGTAGTTTCGAATCGGGTCAAGTCACTGGGGCATGCTACTTGTTGTTTGTATAAC gatttcataTTTCGTAACATTGCTTCTAATCAGATAGTAATACGAGATTGGGCGTTAAAGTGTGGAGCCGCTTTCAGTATGCTTTATGAGCCCTTAGCTAAGGATGTTTTCGAGGAGCTTTATGCACAGTTTTTTAAAAACCATAATATCCGCATATGGGAAACAGCAATTACGTGTATTTTTGAACTGTTAGATCGGTATGGGGTGGATAGTTTTGTCGTGCAGGAAGAGCAAAACAAGTCGAAGAAAAATGGACGACAACTATATAATACGTTGGAATTCATAGATGGCGATGAAGACACTGGTCATTCAAACACGTTAGGCCAAGTAATTTTTATGATGTCACATTTATTGGAATCCTGTGATGATATGTGCATTATAAGAGCCATTATAAACGGGTTTTGCAGATTGATCTTGCACGGCCATATTGAAAATCGCGAAATACTTGAAAAGTTACTAATTCGGTATTTTAACCCATCCACAG aacctgaaataaatcaaattttgagcgtttttcttgaaaatttgattcagaATAGGAAACAACGGCTTTTACAGCCATGTTTAATGACAACTGTCAACTCGGTATTATCTGCCTCTTATGACAGCCCACTTCACGATATACGTCCGGAAACAATTACACATTTTATTATTGATACCACTCGTCCGGACGCTCTTTCTGGAATAAATAATGAGAATTCACATAATATGCTGGCATCAATTTTCCTTAGCGAAATGGTTAATAATCCAAACAACAAGGAACTTTGTAAATTACTTTCAAAAGATTTACTTAGTCtggagttaaatttaactaataaCACAGAATTAAAGAGTGAAATGAAGGAAATGGCTGACAAAATTATAAAG AATAAGATAGATCCAAGGGcagttaaaaatgtaattgatttcaAGGATATGCTAGATGGCGTAATCAACATTCCTAGGAAATTGCCCGACATTGTTGAATTTGATTCTGATGAAGAAGGTTGCTTTACTGGTAATGATCCTACAGATGGCTGTTCTGACTTGAATACCAATAAGGATCAGAATGCAGAGGACATAGGAAACAAACCGCAAATCATTGTTAATGATGCTGACGAGAATACTCAACCATCTAAACCTGAAAATAAGGGGACCACCGACAGCACTTTAGTTAATATCCAATCCAACACAATTTCGCCATCTTCAGTTACGACAGTAACCACATTTGGATGTGAAAATAGTACGGAACACAATCTATTGCGTAGAAAATCGTTATTATCACGAAATTCTTCAACCGATAGTGCTAATACAGTTGGGAACAGCACCACAGTACGCCAGAGAAAAATAAGGATTGAAGCTAGGATAGATTCAGATAAAAAAACACCGCAGCGTACAAACACTTCAGAGAAAATTGCGACTCGAGCACGCCGTAACCTTCGGTATAACAAAGCAGATTCGagtaatcataaaacagttgagccagaaataattgaaatgatATTGATAAGTCCCAAATCCCAGTTAAGTGTATCGTCTTCTGCCTTAGCAAACTCGGAGGATGCATCATCATCTCAGACTATTCGATTGGAGCAAGAGTTGTTGCATTCAAAAGATCAACACAGTGTTGAGAATGCAACGAATGAAACTATACGAGGGTTATCAGAAGATACTGATCATTCACAATTACATAAGGAAACTCACAACAGAAGTATAATTGCAAATGACAATTCAAAAAGTGTGAGTCGACAACGTCGTTCCATGCGCAGAAATCACGAAGATTATGAAACTTCTACCAATCCATCGGCCACCAGTGAGGAA TTAGATACGTCAGAAGTTATAACCACATCACCTACAAGTGTTCCGTTCGAGAATTCGGTGCGCCTACGAGCTAACGCGTCGGCACGTTCTACCCGCAGTCGTACATTCCGAGAAGGTTCAAATAAAAATGGCAAA gtCTTGGATAATACTTCTCTAAGAAATGGACGTAAAAGGGTGCGAAATTCACCAGTAAAGAAGCTATCAGCATCTTCAGAGGATGCATCATCGCCTGTAAGAAAACAGCCCTGTCTTACATTAG
- the LOC142240800 gene encoding calcium/calmodulin-dependent protein kinase kinase 1-like isoform X1, whose amino-acid sequence MLNKNPKERITLPNLKVHPWVNANGSHPLPSEEENCRLVQIDDNDIISVVRSIPKLDTLILIKTMLKQHSFGNPFSRGVSGREPQNGGSRLDRFVRAGRSNSAPGSYNSDDRQISVDCVLPSLNEHTGASGTNEESQ is encoded by the exons ATGTTAAATAAAAATCCTAAAGAACGCATAACGTTGCCAAATCTTAAG gtCCATCCTTGGGTGAATGCAAATGGTTCCCATCCCCTACCTAGTGAAGAAGAGAATTGCCGATTAGTTCAAATTGATGATAATGATATCATAAGCGTAGTTCGCAGTATTCCGAAATTAGATACATTAATCTTAATAAAAACTATGTTAAAGCAACATTCGTTTGGTAATCCATTTTCTCGTGGTGTTTCTGGGCGAGAACCTCAAAACGGTGGTTCCCGATTGGACCGCTTTGTACGCGCTGGACGCTCAAATTCTGCACCTGGTTCGTATAACTCTGATGACAg gCAAATATCAGTAGACTGTGTTCTTCCTTCTCTCAACGAGCATACTGGGGCAAGCGGTACGAATGAGGAAAGCCAATAA